GGTTGCGATTTGCCCAGACCTATTATGATAACAAGACACTTATAAGTAGCGGGCTTACACAAATCGCCGGAAATAAAAAAAGTGAAATTAAAGTGCAGCTGAGGATAAAGTTTTGAAATGATAAAACAATGGTTTGTTAATTATTCAGTATTTTTCGGGCTAAAGCCCAATTTCATAGAGTTTTAATAGCCCCGACCTTAAGGTCGGGGCTATTACGAAACCCACAATTATAAAGTACTTTAGTCCTTAAATAAAGAAATTATAGAATTGTCAATAAAAAATATATGATGTACTTGGTATTTATTTAATGACCACTGATAACCATTCCAATTTTTATATGATTTGCATTACATAATTATTTATATATTTTTGCAATAGAAAAATAATTATTCATATAAATTTTAAATCATGTTAAAGAATCATCCTAAAGGATTATTGGTCGCTTTCTTCTCGAATATGGGAGAGCGATTTGGTTTTTACACCATGATGGCCATTCTGACTTTGTTCTTGCAAGCCAAGTATGGACTATCGGAAGAAGCTGCCGGCGATTATTACAGCTGGTTTTATTTTGCCATTTATGCATTGGCTTTAATTGGAGGTATTCTGGCCGATTCGACTAACAAATATAAGCTGGTCATTTTGCTTGGAATAGTCATAATGTTTGGAGGCTATGCAATGATTGCTATTCCCGGATTATCACTGGGAGTAACTGTAGCCGGATTATTCATTATTGCATTTGGAAATGGTTTATTCAAAGGAAATTTACAGGCTGTGGTAGGGCAAATGTATGATGACCCAAAATTTGCCAAGGTACGTGATACCGGTTATATGATTTTTTATATGGGAATTAATGTAGGTGCATTCTTTGCTCCATTTATTGCTACAGGTGTACGTAACTGGTGGCTGAATGTTAATGGCTATGCACATGATGGAAGTTTGCCCGGGTTATGTCATGCTTTTCAGCGAGGCGAATTGGTTGATGCTGATGCACTAAATAAATTCCAGGAACTGGCTAATAAAGTTTCGGGTACAACTGTTACCGATCTTAGCAAGTTTGCAACGGATTATGTTCATGTTTTTTCTACAGGTTATAATTATGCTTTTGGTGTTGCAGCATGCGCTATGATTGTTTCGTTGCTGGTATATGTTATTTTCAATAAAAAATTACCAAGGAAAGAAAGAAGTGCAGCTCCAAAAGATGCAAATGGAAACAAAGCATCATTAATGGGAGCAAAAGGTATTACATCTCTATTAATATCATTAGGGTTGATGGCAGTTACATCATTCATTTTTTATTTCCTTCTCGATAATTATAAATTAGGATTAGCTGTAGGATTATTTGTAGCATTTGTTTCATGGATAATGCAAATCTCTACTAAAGAAGAACGTCCTCGAGTTAATTCGTTGATCATGGTTTTTATCGTTGTAATATTTTTCTGGATGTCATTTCACCAGAACGGGCTATCCATGACATTCTTTGCCAGAGATTATACAGTAAAAACGGTAGATTCATTTACAAATATCTTTTTCAACCTTAATTCGATATTATGTTTTATAGGCACTATCGCAGGTTTTGTTCTTATTTTCAGGAAGAACTTAAAAGTAAGAATTACAGGATGCGCAATGTTCCTTATTTTCGGAGGATTGATTTATTATCTTGTTTCAAGCTATTCATCAAGCAATCCTATTGCGCCGGAAATATTTGAATCATTCAATCCTTTATTTATTGTTGCACTTACATTTCCTGTTATGGGCTTATTCTCATGGATGCAGAAGAAAAATATTGAACCTTCAAACCCAAGAAAGATAGGCTATGGGATGATAATTGCAGCTATTGGTTTTGTTGTTATTTTAGTTGCTTCATTGAATTTAGTTTCTCCTCACGAACTACAATATACAGATGCTGCTGGTAATATTAAATATAACCCGGTACCAGATGAATCAAGAGTTTTACCTTATTGGCTAATCAGCAGTTATCTTATTCTTACTGTTGCAGAATTATTTTTAAGCCCGATGGGTTTATCCTTTGTGTCGAAAGTTGCACCGCCACGTTTCCAGGGATTAATGCAGGGCGGATGGCTTCTTGCAACAGCTGTTGGGAATAAATTTCTTTTTGTCGGAAGTTTCTTCTGGGGAAAACTCGCATTATGGCAATTGTGGTCAATATTTGTAATTTGCTGTATTCTTTCAGCTATATTTATTTTCTCAATTATCAAGCGACTCGAGAACGCAACAAGCTAAAAGATATTTTTTATACTTGATATGGGCTGTCAATTTTTATTGACAGCCCTTTTTTATTTGATATTGTAGATTTATATTTTATTAATGAAACTTTTAATTAAAATATATTCTACTTTCAATTTTTTTTATTATCTTTGTTATTGTACTAAACTTCATCGCTATGAAAAAAATATTATTTTTTCTTACAGCAATTCTAATCTTCATAAACTTTCAAACATTTTCCCAGTACCTGATAGGTCATCAGGCAATAACGTATATTGATTCTGCAAGAAGTAACAGAAGCGTTGCAACACATGTTTATTATCCTGCGACATCAGCAGGTGAAACTACTCCTATTGCTTCAGGGCAATTTCCTGTAATTGTATTTGGTCATGGGTTTGCTATGACTTACGATGCTTATATGTATTTTAAAGATACAATGACAACACGAGGTTATATTGTTGTTTTTCCTACTACCGAAAGCAGTTGGACATCACCCAGTCATACCAACTTCGGACTTGATTTTGCATTTCTTGTAAATAAAATGAAGATGGAAGGGAATACACCTGCTTCATTATTCTATGGACATATCGCTCCGCAATCAGCAATAATGGGACATTCAATGGGCGGTGGTTCTTCATTTCTCGGATGCCAGAATAATACTGTTCCCACATGCATGGTTACATTTGCAGCTGCTACAACAAATCCTTCTTCAATCACAGCAGCTAAATACGTTACTATTCCTGCACTTGTTGTTTCGGGTTCGGCTGATTGTGTTGCAGGGCCTTCTACCAACCAGCAGCCAATGTATGATAGCCTGGCAAGTAACTGTAAATTTTTTTTAAGTATTACCGGTGGCGGACATTGTTATTTTGGCGATAACAGCACAACTTGCAATTTGGGTGAAACAACCTGTTCGCATCCATTATCACGCGAAGCACAGCATGATGTGGTTCTCGATTTTGTGAAATTATATTTAGATTATTATTTAAAGAATAATGCGTCTTCATGGAATGTATTCAATGATTCATTAAATGCATCACCAAGGATTACACACCATATTTTATGCACCACTACCGGGATTGATGAAATAAAAAATAATTCTGTTTCTATATATCCTAATCCTGCATCAGA
This Bacteroidales bacterium DNA region includes the following protein-coding sequences:
- a CDS encoding MFS transporter; its protein translation is MLKNHPKGLLVAFFSNMGERFGFYTMMAILTLFLQAKYGLSEEAAGDYYSWFYFAIYALALIGGILADSTNKYKLVILLGIVIMFGGYAMIAIPGLSLGVTVAGLFIIAFGNGLFKGNLQAVVGQMYDDPKFAKVRDTGYMIFYMGINVGAFFAPFIATGVRNWWLNVNGYAHDGSLPGLCHAFQRGELVDADALNKFQELANKVSGTTVTDLSKFATDYVHVFSTGYNYAFGVAACAMIVSLLVYVIFNKKLPRKERSAAPKDANGNKASLMGAKGITSLLISLGLMAVTSFIFYFLLDNYKLGLAVGLFVAFVSWIMQISTKEERPRVNSLIMVFIVVIFFWMSFHQNGLSMTFFARDYTVKTVDSFTNIFFNLNSILCFIGTIAGFVLIFRKNLKVRITGCAMFLIFGGLIYYLVSSYSSSNPIAPEIFESFNPLFIVALTFPVMGLFSWMQKKNIEPSNPRKIGYGMIIAAIGFVVILVASLNLVSPHELQYTDAAGNIKYNPVPDESRVLPYWLISSYLILTVAELFLSPMGLSFVSKVAPPRFQGLMQGGWLLATAVGNKFLFVGSFFWGKLALWQLWSIFVICCILSAIFIFSIIKRLENATS
- a CDS encoding T9SS type A sorting domain-containing protein; this encodes MKKILFFLTAILIFINFQTFSQYLIGHQAITYIDSARSNRSVATHVYYPATSAGETTPIASGQFPVIVFGHGFAMTYDAYMYFKDTMTTRGYIVVFPTTESSWTSPSHTNFGLDFAFLVNKMKMEGNTPASLFYGHIAPQSAIMGHSMGGGSSFLGCQNNTVPTCMVTFAAATTNPSSITAAKYVTIPALVVSGSADCVAGPSTNQQPMYDSLASNCKFFLSITGGGHCYFGDNSTTCNLGETTCSHPLSREAQHDVVLDFVKLYLDYYLKNNASSWNVFNDSLNASPRITHHILCTTTGIDEIKNNSVSIYPNPASDEINISFFSNGNTFVKIFDITGNVILSEQIKPASGVTIKTMDVKKLSKGIYFIELSSSNFKVYKKFIKS